A stretch of the Papaver somniferum cultivar HN1 chromosome 6, ASM357369v1, whole genome shotgun sequence genome encodes the following:
- the LOC113286988 gene encoding probable methyltransferase PMT18, with translation MAKDYSGGSPKHHHLEQKRKRLTWILGVSGLCVLFYVLGAWKNTNTTVTDKSELSNKAGCDVTNPKSQTSVLPSSTSLDFEAHHMIGINETGSSIQKIPACEMSYSEYTPCQHAPRSRKFDRAMLKYRERHCPTKEELLLCLIPPPPKYKNPFKWPQSRDYAWFDNIPHKELSIEKAVQNWVQVEGDRLRFPGGGTMFPRGADAYIDDINELIPLTKGKIRTAIDTGCGVASWGAYLLKRDILTMSFAPRDTHEAQVQFALERGVPAMIGIMATQRLPYPARAFDMAHCSRCLIPWHQYDGMYLIEVDRVLRPGGYWILSGPPINWKKYWRGWERTQEDLKQEQDSIEDVVKRLCWKKVVEKGDLSIYQKPLNHIECVKSRKTFKTPHICKADAADNGWYTNMEKCITPLPEVSSSDEVAGGAVEKWPERAFALPPRISSGSIPGINAEKFREDNELWKDRVSHYKRIMSPLAQGRYRNIMDMNAYLGGFAAAVMKYPVWVMNVVPSNSNHDTLGVIYERGFIGTYQDWCEAFSTYPRTYDLIHAAGVFSIYQDRCDITYILLEMDRILRPEGSVIFRDTVEVLVKIQSITEGMRWKSQIMDHESGPFNPEKILVAVKTYWTG, from the exons ATGGCGAAAGATTATAGTGGTGGATCTCCCAAGCATCACCATTTGGAACAAAAACGAAAACGCTTAACATGGATTCTAGGTGTTAGTGGCCTTTGTGTTCTATTCTACGTTCTGGGAGCCTGGAAAAACACAAACACCACTGTAACCGATAAATCCGAGCTCTCCAATAAAGCTGGATGTGACGTTACAAATCCGAAATCTCAAACCAGCGTGCTTCCGTCGTCAACATCTCTGGATTTCGAAGCTCATCACATGATTGGTATAAATGAAACAGGTTCATCAATTCAAAAGATTCCAGCCTGTGAGATGTCGTACAGTGAATACACTCCGTGTCAACACGCACCGAGGTCGAGAAAATTCGACAGGGCAATGTTGAAATATAGAGAGCGACATTGTCCTACTAAAGAGGAGCTTTTGCTTTGCTTGATACCTCCACCTCCGAAGTACAAGAACCCTTTCAAATGGCCGCAGAGTAGGGACTACGCTTGGTTTGATAATATCCCTCATAAGGAGCTTAGTATTGAGAAGGCAGTTCAGAATTGGGTTCAAGTTGAAGGTGACCGGTTACGGTTCCCGGGAGGAGGCACTATGTTCCCGCGCGGAGCTGATGCTTATATCGATGACATTAACGAACTCATTCCTCTGACAAAAGGGAAAATCAGGACAGCAATCGATACGGGTTGTGGG GTTGCAAGTTGGGGTGCATATTTACTTAAGAGGGACATTTTAACAATGTCATTTGCACCGAGGGATACACATGAGGCTCAGGTTCAATTCGCGCTGGAACGGGGAGTTCCAGCTATGATAGGCATCATGGCCACACAGCGACTCCCTTACCCAGCAAGAGCTTTCGATATGGCTCACTGCTCACGCTGCTTGATCCCTTGGCACCAATACG ATGGAATGTATCTGATTGAAGTGGACAGAGTTTTGAGACCTGGTGGTTACTGGATTCTTTCTGGTCCACCGATCAATTGGAAGAAATACTGGAGAGGCTGGGAGAGAACACAAGAAGATCTTAAACAAGAACAAGATTCAATTGAGGATGTTGTCAAGCGTCTTTGCTGGAAGAAGGTTGTAGAGAAGGGTGATCTCTCTATTTACCAGAAACCACTCAACCACATTGAGTGTGTAAAGAGCAGGAAGACGTTTAAGACACCTCATATATGCAAGGCAGACGCCGCGGATAATGGCTG GTACACAAACATGGAGAAATGCATTACACCACTACCAGAGGTAAGCAGTTCAGATGAAGTTGCTGGTGGGGCAGTTGAGAAATGGCCTGAACGTGCATTTGCGCTGCCTCCAAGAATCAGTAGCGGCTCAATTCCAGGAATCAATGCTGAGAAGTTCCGGGAAGATAATGAGCTGTGGAAGGACCGTGTGTCACATTACAAGAGAATTATGAGTCCACTAGCTCAAGGCCGATACCGTAACATAATGGACATGAATGCTTACCTTGGTGGGTTTGCAGCTGCAGTGATGAAATATCCAGTGTGGGTCATGAATGTGGTTCCTTCAAATTCAAATCATGACACTCTAGGTGTTATATACGAGCGAGGATTCATTGGGACGTACCAGGATTGGTGTGAGGCTTTCTCAACATACCCAAGAACTTATGATCTCATCCATGCTGCCGGTGTTTTCAGTATCTACCAGGACAG GTGTGACATAACGTACATTCTGCTTGAGATGGACCGGATATTAAGGCCAGAAGGGTCGGTGATCTTCAGGGATACAGTAGAAGTGCTAGTGAAGATACAGAGCATAACGGAGGGAATGAGATGGAAGAGTCAGATTATGGATCATGAGAGTGGACCTTTCAACCCTGAGAAAATTCTTGTCGCAGTCAAAACTTACTGGACTGGTTAA